Proteins from a genomic interval of Corynebacterium freiburgense:
- a CDS encoding ABC transporter ATP-binding protein/permease, whose protein sequence is MGKGIQGAVLKTLGAKEHALTVVSKEYRAPHFVRVWMQSETLLQPEGEQPGNWIRAWFPDPEGSSKEFQRGYTLAETDPSNGLLAVDFVLHEPKGPASHWASNCEAGDAIVAMRYGEQPFELLDPPPKGYLFLGDLASYPAIFALAESIPQEHEVVVILEKHNENDTELPLPKGSNIQAHWVEELPNGSALVQALSGRDWTGWYAWVTAETVATRQAKTLLQNEFGLNRSTLHSQAYWVRGRAMGKSRSPEDQGVAETSHETDVFLENENPQKSILAPAKPAFIVGAIVQAILAVLQIMPFILFAEVARLFMAGARQEEFVSLGMNALIILGITTGGSSILLLFMHLFDARFAATTRQRIMGKISSLPLGWFADRKSSDVKKLVSDDVTALHYLITHAALDLVAAIVTPLAAMVYLFYVQWRLALVLLVPIAVFIYVMMRISIRDRAKVTTSQRYIALATGQAQTYLNTREHAQIFGPSSVVPLPNTLKGVGDFIAGWQKETALTKIRAVMINRPITVLGILVLTGWLFVQLGWCTPIDLIPFLILGTSFGGQLIGISTNIGAVMDGLETRNNLEVLLATPSLTSPQHRQVPAGHICFYDVTFGYSSGDKVLKNFNLELEQGKVTAIVGSSGAGKSTIATLLARLWDPQSGSVSIDGTDLRDLSQDELYAKVTILLQDVQLIRATVRENIALTRPEASDEDVIAAAKAASIHHVIAELPQGYETIVDSSRLSGGERQRIGIARALLADTPIVILDESTAAADPDSEWAIRQGLNRLLQGRTVVMIAHRLHTIRDADRIIVLERGAIVEDGTHDQLMHHDGVYANLWRVGASLVEEENGC, encoded by the coding sequence ATGGGTAAGGGTATCCAAGGTGCTGTATTAAAAACCTTAGGGGCGAAAGAACATGCGCTCACTGTGGTGAGCAAAGAGTATCGAGCGCCGCACTTTGTTCGGGTATGGATGCAGTCAGAAACACTGCTTCAGCCTGAGGGGGAGCAACCTGGAAACTGGATTCGGGCATGGTTTCCGGATCCAGAAGGAAGTTCGAAAGAGTTTCAACGCGGATATACTTTGGCGGAAACTGATCCAAGCAATGGGTTACTGGCAGTAGATTTTGTGCTTCACGAGCCGAAAGGTCCTGCTTCGCACTGGGCATCAAACTGTGAAGCGGGTGACGCCATAGTAGCCATGCGTTATGGCGAACAACCCTTTGAATTGCTTGACCCACCACCGAAAGGTTATTTATTTCTTGGTGATCTTGCGTCGTATCCAGCTATTTTTGCATTAGCCGAGTCGATACCGCAAGAACACGAAGTGGTAGTGATCTTAGAAAAACACAACGAAAATGACACGGAGCTTCCACTCCCTAAGGGGTCGAATATACAAGCGCACTGGGTGGAGGAACTTCCCAATGGTAGTGCTTTAGTTCAAGCATTATCGGGCAGAGATTGGACTGGTTGGTATGCGTGGGTAACGGCAGAAACTGTTGCAACTCGTCAAGCGAAAACACTGCTACAAAACGAATTCGGTTTGAATCGTTCAACGCTACATTCGCAGGCGTATTGGGTTCGGGGTCGAGCCATGGGGAAATCGAGGTCGCCGGAAGATCAGGGTGTGGCCGAAACTTCACATGAAACGGATGTTTTTTTAGAGAACGAAAACCCGCAGAAATCCATACTTGCTCCAGCGAAACCAGCGTTCATTGTTGGTGCAATTGTTCAGGCGATTCTTGCGGTGCTGCAAATCATGCCGTTTATTCTTTTTGCAGAAGTAGCTCGTTTGTTCATGGCAGGAGCGCGCCAAGAAGAATTTGTCTCGCTTGGAATGAATGCCTTGATTATCTTGGGTATTACTACAGGTGGAAGTTCAATACTGCTGTTGTTTATGCACCTGTTTGACGCTCGGTTCGCAGCAACTACCCGGCAGCGAATCATGGGGAAAATAAGTTCGCTTCCGCTTGGGTGGTTCGCAGACCGCAAATCAAGTGATGTGAAAAAACTTGTCAGTGATGATGTGACGGCACTGCATTACCTGATTACTCATGCAGCGTTGGATTTAGTTGCTGCGATAGTAACTCCACTAGCAGCAATGGTGTATTTGTTCTATGTTCAGTGGCGGCTTGCACTGGTACTTCTTGTTCCTATTGCTGTGTTTATTTACGTGATGATGCGTATTTCTATTCGTGATCGGGCAAAAGTGACTACATCGCAACGATACATCGCACTTGCGACGGGGCAGGCACAAACATATTTGAATACTCGGGAACATGCGCAGATATTCGGTCCATCGTCGGTGGTGCCTCTACCAAACACGTTAAAGGGTGTCGGTGACTTTATTGCGGGTTGGCAGAAAGAGACGGCGTTAACAAAAATTCGAGCAGTAATGATTAATCGACCGATTACTGTTTTGGGAATTCTTGTTCTTACTGGTTGGTTGTTTGTGCAACTTGGATGGTGCACCCCGATTGACCTTATTCCATTTTTGATTTTAGGGACGTCGTTTGGCGGCCAACTAATAGGAATTTCTACGAACATTGGTGCGGTCATGGATGGACTAGAGACCCGTAACAATCTGGAAGTATTGCTGGCTACTCCAAGTTTGACATCGCCGCAGCATCGGCAAGTTCCTGCAGGTCATATCTGTTTTTATGATGTGACATTTGGATACAGCTCGGGCGATAAAGTGCTGAAAAATTTCAACTTAGAGTTGGAGCAAGGAAAAGTTACAGCGATAGTAGGAAGTTCGGGAGCGGGTAAATCAACAATCGCTACATTGTTGGCGCGGTTGTGGGATCCTCAGTCCGGTTCCGTGAGTATCGATGGGACAGATCTTCGAGATCTATCGCAAGATGAGCTGTATGCCAAGGTCACAATCCTCTTGCAAGATGTCCAATTAATCCGCGCTACTGTCCGCGAAAATATTGCCTTGACTCGCCCAGAAGCCAGTGATGAAGACGTTATCGCCGCAGCGAAAGCAGCGAGTATTCATCATGTGATTGCAGAGCTTCCTCAAGGGTACGAAACTATCGTCGATTCTTCTCGCTTGTCAGGTGGGGAGCGGCAGCGTATCGGTATTGCGCGTGCATTATTGGCCGATACACCAATTGTTATTTTAGACGAGTCGACAGCTGCGGCTGATCCAGATTCTGAGTGGGCAATTCGCCAAGGGCTCAACCGCTTGTTGCAAGGACGGACGGTAGTAATGATCGCCCATCGGCTCCACACGATACGAGACGCTGATCGAATTATTGTTCTTGAACGTGGAGCCATTGTTGAAGATGGAACACATGACCAGTTGATGCACCACGATGGGGTATATGCCAACCTTTGGCGGGTCGGGGCGTCGTTAGTCGAGGAGGAGAATGGATGTTAA
- a CDS encoding ATP-binding cassette domain-containing protein, translating to MVQKTHHIIQVDALRRVFPGQDRQDVVAVHNISMNVPPGQTLAILGPNGAGKSTLLRMLTTLLPPTSGTAHIAGLNVIECAHQIRSLIGYVGQGNSAGHSQRALDEVISQARMYGANRTNAAHRAAELFSAFGLTGMEQRKTQEMSGGQRRRLDLAMGLVHHPRLLFLDEPTTGLDPQNRANLWEHIRQIREGTGMTVVLTTHYLEEADAAAERILIIDHGRILADGTAYDLKQTHVGSHVTLTTHTETDARALAAHIRKLPETLNSSVESQTVQIQVQDTRTALPRLITHAAQQGITITQASAHEPTLDDVFLTLTGRKLRDNPSEDNK from the coding sequence ATGGTTCAAAAAACACACCACATAATCCAGGTCGACGCATTGCGACGCGTATTTCCTGGGCAGGACAGACAAGACGTGGTTGCCGTCCATAACATCTCAATGAACGTGCCACCCGGACAAACCCTGGCAATCCTGGGCCCTAACGGCGCAGGCAAAAGCACACTCCTACGAATGCTCACCACACTGCTACCGCCGACATCCGGCACCGCACACATCGCAGGATTAAACGTTATCGAATGCGCTCACCAAATTCGCTCTCTCATCGGATACGTTGGACAAGGTAACAGCGCCGGGCACTCCCAACGTGCGCTGGACGAGGTCATCAGCCAAGCCCGTATGTACGGCGCAAACCGTACTAACGCTGCTCACCGGGCCGCTGAATTATTCTCTGCGTTTGGCCTTACCGGTATGGAACAACGCAAAACCCAGGAAATGTCGGGTGGACAGCGACGTCGTCTAGATCTAGCAATGGGCTTGGTACACCACCCGCGCCTACTGTTTTTGGATGAGCCCACCACTGGACTCGACCCCCAGAACCGCGCAAACCTCTGGGAGCACATTCGGCAAATCCGAGAAGGCACCGGAATGACTGTTGTTCTAACCACCCACTACCTCGAAGAAGCGGACGCCGCTGCCGAACGAATCCTTATCATCGATCACGGACGCATCCTTGCTGATGGCACCGCATACGATCTGAAACAAACCCACGTCGGAAGCCACGTCACACTAACCACACACACCGAAACCGATGCCCGCGCACTTGCCGCGCACATCCGCAAGCTTCCAGAAACGCTGAATAGTTCCGTCGAATCCCAAACCGTACAGATCCAAGTGCAAGACACACGAACCGCTCTACCACGACTAATAACTCACGCAGCGCAGCAAGGCATCACCATCACTCAGGCCAGCGCCCACGAACCAACGCTCGACGATGTCTTCCTTACCCTTACCGGCCGCAAACTACGCGATAACCCCTCCGAGGACAACAAATGA
- a CDS encoding ABC transporter ATP-binding protein, with the protein MLKNIYAISGGSSTFWNYVALTVISAVLQACAVLTLFPLLGYTFGPNPGNAMWWVLLFLALIISVWFMDIASAKKGSELGVFVMRIIHQRMPEAVLTWPDETLNQKRIASLRTLVSSRAVEATSSIILMVTPIITAVVFIFALGIGLLWISPPVAVVTVFGGIAALIALWSGMKIETRSEQEFSHAVEEMDTRLFEYAWAQPSLRTARSTKIGQKFVTDAIKNSKARVFKLLLWQIPGQFLFSLVLQIVLLGFGVAAWAAYENGSLDAVSAAVLVIILLRVVEHVTTIAGSIAGVVGIERTLQEVRRVIDTPAVSPVQPLASAPYVTAKELCVTYPDGTHGLIDVDLQLRPGTVTVIIGRSGSGKTTLVKALAGLLPFTSGSMSLHETGEPIASTGDLRGNSTVVFQQTVLGEGTLRDNIAAIDPDITQQRLDELADIAQLTPMIERSSQGWDTPVGELGAQLSGGERQRMGIARALAKPARFLLIDEATSALDTKNERALVQSIDRIREHYTTVIVTHRPATLAIADVVLVMKDGRVAEYGMPAELEVAGGEYARILQEWRQSASWSVPTGSTPALPT; encoded by the coding sequence ATGTTAAAAAACATTTACGCCATTTCTGGCGGCAGTAGCACCTTCTGGAATTACGTGGCACTCACCGTTATTTCGGCGGTATTGCAAGCATGTGCTGTACTGACATTATTTCCGCTATTAGGCTATACATTCGGACCAAATCCTGGGAATGCGATGTGGTGGGTGCTGCTATTTCTAGCGCTGATTATTTCGGTGTGGTTTATGGATATCGCGTCTGCGAAAAAAGGCTCTGAATTGGGCGTTTTTGTGATGCGGATAATTCATCAACGGATGCCAGAAGCAGTGCTGACCTGGCCGGATGAAACACTGAATCAAAAGCGAATAGCTTCTCTAAGAACGCTTGTTTCTTCCAGGGCAGTGGAGGCGACGTCGAGCATTATCCTGATGGTTACACCGATCATCACAGCCGTTGTTTTTATATTCGCACTAGGGATCGGATTGCTGTGGATATCGCCGCCTGTAGCAGTGGTTACAGTATTCGGTGGAATTGCGGCGCTTATCGCATTGTGGTCCGGAATGAAGATCGAAACTCGTTCAGAACAAGAGTTCAGTCATGCGGTGGAAGAGATGGATACCCGGCTGTTTGAATACGCTTGGGCGCAGCCTTCATTGCGCACGGCGCGCAGCACCAAAATAGGACAGAAGTTCGTCACTGATGCCATTAAAAATTCAAAGGCACGTGTGTTCAAACTCCTGCTATGGCAAATACCGGGACAGTTCTTATTTAGCCTTGTGCTTCAAATCGTGTTGCTCGGTTTCGGCGTTGCGGCATGGGCGGCGTACGAGAACGGTTCCCTCGATGCTGTTTCTGCGGCGGTGTTGGTGATTATTTTATTGCGGGTAGTAGAGCATGTGACAACGATTGCAGGTTCGATTGCGGGTGTGGTCGGAATTGAAAGAACGTTGCAGGAAGTGCGGCGAGTTATTGATACGCCCGCGGTTTCGCCTGTTCAACCGCTGGCTTCGGCGCCGTATGTGACCGCCAAAGAATTGTGCGTTACCTACCCTGATGGAACACATGGGCTTATCGACGTCGATCTGCAACTGCGCCCAGGTACGGTCACTGTAATCATTGGTCGCTCGGGGAGTGGTAAAACAACTCTTGTAAAAGCGTTGGCCGGATTGTTGCCGTTTACGAGTGGCAGCATGAGCCTTCATGAAACCGGAGAGCCTATCGCAAGTACGGGCGATCTCCGCGGGAACTCTACCGTCGTGTTCCAACAAACAGTACTTGGCGAAGGTACGCTTCGGGATAATATTGCGGCGATTGATCCAGATATCACTCAACAACGCCTCGATGAACTTGCAGATATCGCGCAACTAACCCCTATGATCGAACGTTCGAGCCAAGGATGGGATACGCCGGTAGGGGAGCTTGGCGCACAGCTGTCCGGTGGCGAACGACAACGCATGGGCATTGCTCGAGCATTGGCAAAGCCCGCGCGATTCCTTCTTATTGACGAGGCAACCTCAGCATTAGATACCAAAAATGAACGTGCACTTGTTCAATCAATAGATCGGATTCGCGAGCACTACACCACGGTCATCGTGACTCACCGGCCCGCTACACTGGCAATCGCTGACGTTGTGCTTGTGATGAAAGACGGCAGGGTTGCGGAATATGGAATGCCAGCGGAGCTTGAAGTCGCAGGTGGCGAGTATGCGAGGATTCTTCAGGAATGGAGGCAGTCCGCATCGTGGAGTGTTCCTACCGGGTCAACACCGGCTCTGCCAACATAA
- a CDS encoding Abi family protein → MANRLPFLTVEERVNYLYVKDYFSKNSFSEDDVKRLSSMNFHYFLGYARNFRGLCKDRKLVGTKSPSRVFRLIDVDAKVSEILYSGIRNAEWLLRHFLVQEYCQKFDPYESFLDFENYLDLGGEYTNDHLGRGLMNDVLEYSEAFVIKQLAEASKSRNCEVPKRSTSDNWDLCRDLSKDLALWSVVDSFSLGRLVKLIQRCDKSIKDEDRIWRKIASDMNIPAGRFYAGVDSLRSLRNLVSHQSRLWMRPTTYTAKKEGIFRKKLSRCHRKSMLVAFYNVASFQGGKEEALEFAERLETIIDSAPDYKLGVSGFSSSTKDN, encoded by the coding sequence ATGGCGAATAGGCTCCCGTTTCTTACTGTCGAAGAACGGGTGAACTACCTTTATGTTAAAGACTATTTTTCAAAGAATAGTTTTTCGGAAGATGATGTAAAGCGTCTTAGCTCTATGAACTTTCACTATTTCCTCGGGTATGCCAGGAATTTCAGAGGGCTCTGCAAAGATAGAAAACTGGTCGGTACAAAATCCCCCTCTAGAGTTTTTAGGCTAATTGATGTCGACGCTAAGGTTTCCGAAATCCTTTATTCGGGAATACGAAATGCAGAATGGTTACTGAGGCATTTTCTCGTTCAGGAGTACTGTCAGAAATTCGATCCTTATGAATCGTTCCTTGACTTTGAAAACTATCTGGATTTGGGTGGGGAGTACACTAATGATCATTTAGGTCGAGGTTTAATGAATGATGTTCTTGAATATAGTGAAGCTTTTGTCATAAAGCAGCTTGCAGAGGCTAGTAAATCCCGGAATTGTGAAGTTCCGAAACGATCGACTTCTGATAATTGGGATCTATGTAGAGATTTGTCGAAGGACTTGGCTTTATGGTCAGTAGTAGATAGTTTTTCACTTGGGCGGCTGGTTAAACTGATACAACGCTGCGATAAATCCATAAAGGATGAAGATCGTATTTGGCGAAAGATTGCCAGTGATATGAACATTCCAGCAGGTCGTTTCTATGCGGGGGTGGATTCTCTTCGTTCCCTACGGAATTTGGTGTCACATCAGTCAAGGCTATGGATGAGACCTACAACTTATACCGCGAAAAAAGAAGGAATTTTCCGCAAGAAGTTGTCTCGTTGTCACAGAAAATCGATGTTAGTTGCTTTCTACAATGTGGCTAGTTTTCAAGGTGGAAAGGAGGAGGCATTAGAGTTCGCAGAAAGACTAGAGACGATAATTGATTCAGCGCCTGATTATAAGCTTGGTGTGAGTGGATTTAGTTCATCAACTAAAGACAATTAA
- a CDS encoding DJ-1/PfpI family protein gives MRVGVVLFEGFEVLDVFGPVELLSKLPNDYSIIYAAPNRGLIRSVQDVQVFASNSLKDADEVDIVLVPGGIGTRTLVHDAAFLEDVSRWARGAKIVASVCTGSAVLAAAGLLDGYRATSNKRAFTWATEQSTNVAWVPEARWVHDRDRWTSSGVAAGMDMTVALIKHFNGSKIADQIAFEIEYEPHTDADWDPYARYYGLV, from the coding sequence ATGCGTGTAGGTGTGGTGCTCTTTGAGGGGTTTGAGGTGCTCGATGTTTTTGGCCCGGTCGAACTTTTGAGCAAACTTCCAAATGATTATTCGATTATTTATGCAGCGCCGAACAGAGGGCTGATTCGTAGTGTGCAAGACGTGCAGGTCTTTGCCTCTAATTCACTAAAAGATGCGGATGAAGTGGATATTGTTTTAGTGCCGGGCGGAATAGGCACTCGAACACTCGTGCATGATGCGGCTTTCTTGGAGGATGTTTCCAGGTGGGCTCGTGGTGCAAAGATTGTTGCGTCGGTATGTACTGGTTCAGCAGTGTTGGCTGCAGCTGGATTATTGGATGGGTATCGTGCCACCTCAAACAAACGTGCGTTTACTTGGGCTACGGAACAAAGTACGAATGTGGCATGGGTGCCAGAAGCGCGATGGGTTCATGATCGGGATCGTTGGACCTCATCTGGTGTAGCTGCTGGGATGGATATGACTGTGGCATTGATCAAACACTTCAACGGTTCTAAGATTGCCGATCAAATAGCGTTTGAAATTGAATACGAGCCGCATACAGATGCTGATTGGGATCCTTATGCTCGTTATTACGGGCTTGTGTGA
- a CDS encoding GAP family protein, with amino-acid sequence MFKSSSNRTIVLRHTNVREIDMIDILPLIGLALVDSLSIGTLIIPIALIVLWGKVHISPISIYLGTVLICYFALGLALLFGLQTFNTLGDQSWFHWTVLIIGIGLTAIGFLSPTPKRNSATASEKVRKTNSKSMAAMISLALGASVVEAFTMLPYLAAMGIIQSFEISSTSKIGIILLYCIIMILPATLISAIALSSTSKKFLSAIESWIPRLEYEAKITLLWVAAIAGIYIVFTRATVLGLISN; translated from the coding sequence TTGTTCAAATCATCAAGTAATCGTACAATCGTATTACGTCATACGAACGTACGAGAGATTGATATGATCGATATACTTCCTTTAATTGGTTTGGCACTTGTAGATAGCCTCAGCATAGGCACACTCATTATTCCCATCGCGCTCATTGTCCTTTGGGGAAAAGTACACATCAGTCCAATCAGTATCTACCTTGGAACAGTACTCATCTGCTACTTTGCCCTGGGATTAGCACTGCTTTTCGGGCTCCAAACTTTTAATACACTCGGTGACCAAAGCTGGTTTCACTGGACGGTACTCATTATTGGCATCGGCCTCACAGCTATTGGTTTTCTTTCCCCCACCCCAAAACGAAATAGTGCAACCGCCAGTGAAAAAGTACGCAAGACTAATTCAAAAAGCATGGCGGCGATGATTAGTCTAGCGCTTGGTGCTTCCGTTGTTGAAGCATTTACCATGTTGCCTTACCTTGCAGCGATGGGCATTATCCAAAGTTTTGAAATCTCATCTACCAGCAAAATTGGGATAATCTTGTTGTACTGCATCATCATGATTCTTCCCGCAACACTCATCAGCGCCATCGCACTCAGCTCCACAAGCAAGAAATTTTTAAGCGCCATTGAATCATGGATACCCCGCCTAGAATATGAAGCAAAAATCACACTACTGTGGGTCGCTGCCATCGCCGGTATATACATTGTGTTCACCAGAGCTACCGTTCTCGGACTAATTAGCAACTGA
- a CDS encoding ABC transporter permease, with amino-acid sequence MTTTTTKRNLVRDTLLTTQRELKPLFNDPFYFMFGLVQPLFFLLLFGPIVNAETGASLSWFVPGILVMIVLFGTSTAGSSLHTDMIDGSFERLLVTPLCRPALFLGKSLKEFFPIVIQAIMITLVALLFGFRPDPLGFIIGLLLLGIIGIGIGAFSYALALATRKQDWMFWTLQQTLLFPIMILSDVLLPLEGAPAWMRLLASANPLTHIVNAQRDLLGGDILTNNVGWGFLAAIITAVLSVLIGLRGLAVSNQ; translated from the coding sequence ATGACCACCACAACCACCAAACGAAACCTTGTCCGCGATACGCTGCTGACCACTCAGCGCGAACTGAAGCCCCTGTTCAACGACCCGTTCTATTTTATGTTCGGACTGGTGCAACCACTCTTTTTCCTCCTGTTGTTTGGACCAATTGTCAACGCAGAAACCGGCGCCTCACTGTCCTGGTTCGTACCTGGAATCCTCGTCATGATTGTCTTATTCGGCACATCCACCGCAGGTTCCAGCCTCCACACAGACATGATCGATGGGAGTTTCGAACGCCTTCTTGTCACACCTCTCTGCCGACCAGCACTATTCCTAGGAAAATCCCTAAAAGAATTCTTCCCAATAGTCATCCAAGCAATAATGATCACGCTTGTAGCGTTACTGTTCGGTTTCCGCCCCGACCCGCTCGGCTTCATCATTGGGTTGCTCCTGCTGGGAATCATAGGGATTGGTATCGGCGCATTCAGTTATGCGCTAGCACTGGCAACGCGCAAACAAGACTGGATGTTTTGGACGCTGCAACAAACATTGCTATTTCCTATAATGATCCTCTCCGACGTCCTTCTCCCACTTGAAGGCGCGCCGGCGTGGATGCGTCTGCTCGCCAGTGCAAACCCACTCACCCACATTGTCAACGCCCAGCGCGACCTACTCGGCGGCGACATCCTCACCAACAACGTGGGTTGGGGTTTCCTCGCCGCAATCATTACAGCAGTCCTCAGCGTACTCATCGGCCTACGCGGCCTTGCGGTAAGCAATCAATAG
- a CDS encoding helix-turn-helix transcriptional regulator produces MSTISARVLELLTLLQSRRHWGGEDLASRLEVSPRTLRRDVKSLQDLGYPITTTRGIGGGYQLAPGGSLPPLVLNEDEAIAVVIALKEAAASNQMIESRSAITALAKIVQVLPSKIRRRIDSLQRVAMLPGSYPNRVVVDTAVLTMFALAARDHETLTFEYTDAQGVATTRHVQPHNIVSVYQRLYLVAYDLTRRDWRTFRLDRAANPQCTRQSFMPRALPVDDPAEYVRDSIKNTGMSYEVVAKVETPAAKAQEHLGKWGTVTSIDERTCEVHIPVGDLDWTIFALATLHAPFTICAPDEAISEVADWGNRLSCAAGTPKV; encoded by the coding sequence ATGTCCACAATTAGTGCCCGCGTGTTGGAGCTTCTTACCTTGCTGCAAAGCCGCAGACATTGGGGCGGTGAAGATCTTGCGTCTCGCCTGGAGGTCAGTCCTCGAACGCTGCGGCGTGATGTGAAAAGCCTGCAAGACCTTGGTTACCCGATCACCACCACGCGTGGCATTGGCGGTGGATATCAGCTCGCACCCGGTGGGTCGTTACCACCATTGGTGCTCAACGAAGACGAAGCAATAGCGGTGGTGATTGCGCTGAAAGAAGCAGCCGCCAGCAATCAGATGATTGAATCGCGCTCAGCGATCACGGCACTAGCCAAGATTGTGCAAGTGTTGCCGAGTAAGATCCGTCGCCGAATCGACTCACTGCAGCGAGTGGCAATGTTGCCTGGCTCGTACCCTAACCGTGTTGTGGTTGATACTGCGGTACTCACTATGTTTGCGTTGGCGGCTCGAGACCACGAGACACTGACGTTTGAGTACACCGATGCTCAGGGCGTTGCGACGACCCGGCACGTTCAACCACACAATATTGTTTCTGTTTACCAGCGGCTTTACCTGGTGGCATACGATCTCACTCGTCGCGATTGGCGCACCTTCCGTCTTGACCGCGCTGCGAATCCTCAATGCACAAGGCAGAGTTTTATGCCTAGAGCACTGCCAGTGGATGACCCCGCAGAATATGTACGCGACAGTATTAAAAACACTGGGATGAGTTACGAGGTGGTGGCTAAGGTGGAAACTCCCGCAGCAAAGGCACAAGAGCACCTTGGGAAATGGGGCACTGTTACCTCGATTGATGAACGCACTTGCGAGGTTCATATCCCTGTCGGTGACCTTGACTGGACCATTTTCGCCCTTGCAACACTCCACGCGCCATTCACAATATGTGCCCCTGACGAGGCTATTTCAGAAGTCGCTGACTGGGGCAACCGGCTTAGCTGTGCTGCAGGTACACCTAAGGTCTAG
- a CDS encoding TetR/AcrR family transcriptional regulator, protein MKIDRDMVLSEAAANIADAAIRVMVHQGLDALSVRHVAAEAKVAPGTVQYHMGSRDDIIAIAFIRSIQRQLKRAMREFQAPSLYESLVIRLSELLPTGPTQREDAAVWVIIGAAASTRSWLATIYNQQLAYFRTLIESALENADSQGLLNSEVTVPQAARLVTALVDGLTLDSLNAPDVTAERVIADLRLGLGLLFRPIT, encoded by the coding sequence ATGAAGATTGACCGAGACATGGTACTAAGCGAAGCCGCTGCTAATATTGCTGACGCCGCGATTCGCGTCATGGTTCATCAGGGTTTAGATGCATTAAGTGTCCGGCATGTAGCAGCGGAAGCGAAGGTTGCCCCAGGTACTGTCCAGTACCACATGGGCTCTCGCGATGACATTATTGCGATTGCATTTATCCGTTCAATTCAACGGCAGCTTAAACGTGCAATGAGAGAATTTCAGGCACCGAGTTTGTATGAAAGCTTAGTGATTCGATTATCTGAGCTTTTACCAACCGGCCCTACTCAACGTGAGGATGCTGCAGTTTGGGTGATTATCGGTGCCGCGGCATCTACTCGCAGTTGGCTTGCAACGATTTACAATCAGCAGCTTGCATATTTTCGAACGTTGATTGAGTCAGCGCTCGAGAACGCCGATTCTCAAGGGCTTCTTAATTCAGAAGTTACAGTTCCCCAAGCAGCAAGACTGGTTACTGCTTTGGTTGACGGTCTCACTCTCGATAGTTTAAATGCGCCGGATGTTACTGCAGAGCGGGTAATCGCCGATCTAAGACTCGGTTTGGGATTGTTGTTTCGCCCAATAACTTAA